A section of the Haloferax sp. Atlit-12N genome encodes:
- a CDS encoding glycosyl hydrolase family 28 protein has protein sequence MPPAASAFDVTAYADETDDLQTEAFQTAIDDCSESGGGTVTVPSGTYTVGTVHLRSNVTLYLEAGAVVSPAKDESEYTDKFIGPDNERIFFLAEDVENVTIAGEGEFDGLGTEFMRMDTPIQGHSNESASHPLISNGPHEARQGDAYLSRTEGTDGWPVAKPDFRPGPMFRFNNCTNVRIRDVTIRDMPAWTLSFHGTEEVDIRGVDILNHLLIPNCDGIALGDTKNVHISDCTIQSCDDSITFGARPDEPVTCEGIVVTNCTLRSSACAIKFGSGTDDTIRDCLFQNIVVQESNRGLGIQHRDSGVVENVLFTDIVVNSNMLPGPWWGKGEPIYVTSVPRDDDTDLGGIRNVRFSNIVARSENGALVYGSEDSDIETIEFDNVRIELTGSEHADEVGGNFDLQPSSVVTPIFANDIAGVHVENARDVTMRDVTVEWDEGDDLPDYYRSGLACEDVDGLLVDGFVGRQAHRDDDAAAVSLVDTTDITVRNSRATEGTGTFLSLSNTDGERLFVNNDLIDAADAGDVESFERSGNALPR, from the coding sequence ATGCCACCCGCAGCGAGTGCCTTCGACGTGACAGCCTACGCCGACGAGACAGACGACCTCCAGACCGAGGCGTTCCAGACGGCCATCGACGACTGCTCGGAGTCCGGCGGCGGAACCGTCACCGTCCCCAGCGGGACGTACACCGTTGGAACCGTTCACCTCCGAAGTAACGTGACGCTCTATCTGGAAGCCGGCGCAGTCGTCAGCCCCGCGAAAGACGAGTCCGAGTACACGGACAAGTTCATCGGGCCCGACAACGAACGCATCTTCTTCCTCGCCGAGGACGTGGAAAACGTCACCATCGCCGGCGAAGGCGAGTTCGACGGCCTCGGGACCGAGTTCATGCGGATGGACACGCCCATTCAGGGCCACTCCAACGAGAGCGCATCGCACCCGCTCATCTCGAACGGCCCCCACGAGGCGAGGCAGGGCGACGCCTACCTCTCGCGGACTGAGGGGACGGACGGCTGGCCGGTCGCGAAACCCGACTTCCGGCCCGGCCCGATGTTCCGGTTCAACAACTGCACGAACGTCCGCATCCGCGACGTGACCATCCGCGACATGCCCGCGTGGACGCTGTCGTTCCACGGGACCGAGGAGGTCGATATCCGCGGCGTCGACATCCTCAACCACCTGCTCATCCCGAACTGCGACGGCATCGCGCTCGGCGACACGAAGAACGTCCACATCTCCGACTGCACCATCCAGTCGTGCGACGACAGCATCACCTTCGGCGCGCGCCCCGACGAACCGGTGACCTGCGAGGGCATCGTCGTGACGAACTGCACGCTCCGGTCGAGCGCCTGCGCCATCAAGTTCGGCTCGGGCACCGACGACACGATTCGCGACTGCCTGTTCCAGAACATCGTCGTGCAGGAGTCGAACCGCGGCCTCGGCATCCAGCACCGCGACTCGGGCGTCGTCGAGAACGTGCTTTTCACCGACATCGTCGTCAACTCCAACATGCTCCCCGGCCCGTGGTGGGGCAAGGGCGAGCCCATCTACGTCACGTCGGTCCCGCGGGACGACGACACCGACCTCGGCGGGATTCGGAACGTGCGCTTCTCGAACATCGTCGCGCGCAGCGAGAACGGGGCACTCGTCTACGGCTCTGAAGACTCCGACATCGAGACCATCGAGTTCGACAACGTTCGCATCGAACTCACCGGAAGCGAGCACGCCGACGAGGTGGGCGGCAACTTCGACCTCCAGCCGAGTTCGGTCGTCACGCCAATCTTCGCCAACGACATCGCCGGCGTCCACGTCGAGAACGCCCGCGACGTGACGATGCGCGACGTGACCGTCGAGTGGGACGAAGGCGACGACCTGCCCGACTACTACCGGAGCGGACTGGCCTGCGAAGACGTGGACGGCCTGCTCGTCGACGGCTTCGTCGGTCGACAGGCCCACCGCGACGACGACGCGGCGGCGGTTTCGCTCGTCGACACGACGGACATCACGGTTCGGAACTCCCGGGCGACCGAGGGAACGGGGACGTTCCTCTCGCTTTCGAACACGGACGGCGAACGCCTGTTCGTGAACAACGACCTCATCGACGCCGCCGACGCCGGCGACGTGGAGTCGTTCGAGCGGTCGGGGAACGCCCTCCCGCGATAA
- a CDS encoding heme-binding protein produces MVQELTLAEAKTILDAMEEKAEELGVPLNLAVTNSEGNLLGFRRMDGAKLVASNIAQNKAYTAAAVKKPTHELKEGAEPGGDVYGLHTTDNGRVVVFGGGFPVEHDGVVVGAVGASGGAVSEDMEASQAGLDAFEPLR; encoded by the coding sequence ATGGTACAAGAGCTGACGCTAGCCGAAGCCAAGACGATTCTCGACGCGATGGAGGAGAAAGCCGAGGAACTCGGCGTCCCGCTGAACCTCGCGGTGACGAACAGCGAGGGCAACCTCCTCGGCTTCCGCCGGATGGACGGCGCGAAGCTCGTCGCGAGCAACATCGCACAGAACAAGGCCTACACCGCGGCCGCGGTCAAGAAGCCCACCCACGAACTGAAGGAAGGAGCCGAACCCGGCGGCGACGTGTACGGCCTCCACACGACCGACAACGGTCGCGTCGTCGTCTTCGGCGGCGGGTTCCCCGTCGAACACGACGGCGTCGTCGTCGGCGCGGTCGGCGCGAGCGGCGGTGCGGTGTCCGAAGACATGGAAGCGTCCCAAGCGGGGCTCGACGCGTTCGAACCGCTCCGCTGA